The genomic window CCCTCGCGGGAAAAGAGAGAGGAGTAGGCGCTGCGCTTGTTCGTTACGGCGGTTTCCAGCGCATGGGTCAGCGCATCCATCCCGGTGCATACGGTCACACGTTGTGGCTGGGAGACAGTCAGCTCGGCATCGAGGATGGCCACCTTGGCAGCGGCCTTGGGATCGCCGCAGGCCATCTTCACGTGCGTTTCCGCATCGGAGATGAGGGCGAAGCTCTGACACTCGCTGCCGGTGCCTGCGGTGGTGGGGATGGCGATGAGCGGCAGCATGGGCTTGGTGGCCTTGCCCACGCCCCAGTAATCGTGAATGCGCCCGCCGTTGGTCAGGATGAAGTTGCAGCCTTTGGCGGTGTCCATGCTGCTGCCGCCACCCAGGCCGATCAGGAGATCCGCCTTGAACTCGCGTGCGGCCGCCACGCAGGCGTCCACATCCACGGTGCTGGGATTCTCGCGCACCTCACCAAACACGCGGGCCTGCAGACCGGCTTCAATGAGGAAGCTCACGGCACGGGTGACATAGCCAGCCTTGACGATGCCGGGATCGCTGACCACCAGCACACGAGTGCCGCCAAGGTCGCGCGCCAGCTCGCCGACGCGTGCCAGCGTGCCATTACCGTAAATGAGACGCGTGCGCGGCTGATGATCAAAGGGGGCGAGGGACATGCCGTTCCGTTCGTATGGGGGTGGGGCCAGCATGCAGCAAGCTCAGGCCGCATGCTGGCTGAATGACGAACTCAAGCGCAGTCGATGGAGCGGCGCTTGTAGAGGAACTCAAACATGTTCCCTTCGTGCGGCTGATCCCAGCTGATCTTCATGGTGCTGATCGGCCCGATGTTGAGGCGGTCGATGTCGCCACATTCGAGCAGCTCATTGATGAACTTCTCGTCCTGTGTGATGGCGGTGACGATGAGAGAGTAGCCGATGCGGCCCAGCACTTCACTCTGCGGCACTTCCAGTACGCTGGCGTAGGGGCAGAGGAATTCGCGGTTGGCGAGAGGGTGTTTATTGTCCGAGCACCAGATGATGGTGGGGCGCAGGAAGGTGCCGCCTTCAAACTCCACCTTGCGTGGACCGTCGCGGAACTGCGCGGTCACGTCTTCCGCACCGGGAGTCTGCAGGTCGTTGTCAATGGCGCTGTCGATGTAGTCGGCCATCTTCACATTGGCAAAGCCGGAGAGGCGGGCGTTGTCGTCATCTGCAGCGGTGGGCTTCACCGGGCCCAGGCGCTCGGCGATGGCGGTGGCGATCTCCTTGCCATACTTCGGCACGATCACGGCGGAGGCATTGATGCAGGAGCGGCCACCGTTGTCGCTGATGGAGCTGACGATGACGTCGATGTATTCCTTCCAGTTTTCGATCTTGTCCTCGCCGATGATGATCTTGCTCCAGCCCGGGCCGTGCACCTGCACAGCGGGGTTGTTTTCGTACATCTTGGCGATGTTCACGTCGCCAAAGACGAGGTTGCGTCCGCTGAGCTTGACGACTTCGCCACTGCCTTCGTGGTCGGTGGGGTAGAACCCGAATGCCTCTGCGGGTGCACCTGCGGCGATGAAGGCCTGAATGAGACGGAAGGGGGTCCAGGGCTCCTCACGGCCGGGTTTGATCACTACAGGGATCTTGAGCGCGATGGAGGGCAGCCAGAGGGAGTTCACCGCCGGGGAATTGCTCGGCATCACGAGGCCGAGGGACTTGGTGGTGGGGAAGTAGGAGACGGGGCAGCCGGCCTGGGTGCCAAAGCCGCGGTCGATCACGCTCAGGTCCAGCCCACGGGTCAGGCCGTTGAGGATCATCTTCATGTTCGTCATGGCGAAGTGGATCTTCGTCATGTTGCGCTTCACCATGATGTGCGGCAGGCCGCTGGTGCGGGAAAGAGTGGCGATGTACTCCTGAGGGCTCTGGGTGTGGCCTTTGTCGCCCAGAGGCAGGGTGCCATTGAGGAAGAGGTCGCCAGCTTTGGCGGTGATCTCGATGAGCTGCTCCACCGTGAACTTCTTCAGTGCGGCGCGGGCTTCGGCGATCTTGCCGAGGTCCTTGCGCACGATGCCGGCATTCACCTGGCTGACCTCGGCGCAGACTTCGCCCGTTTTGTGATCTTTGACCTGGACCTTGTCGAGCGACTCATAGGGGCGGCCTT from Prosthecobacter vanneervenii includes these protein-coding regions:
- a CDS encoding iron-containing alcohol dehydrogenase, producing MSLAPFDHQPRTRLIYGNGTLARVGELARDLGGTRVLVVSDPGIVKAGYVTRAVSFLIEAGLQARVFGEVRENPSTVDVDACVAAAREFKADLLIGLGGGSSMDTAKGCNFILTNGGRIHDYWGVGKATKPMLPLIAIPTTAGTGSECQSFALISDAETHVKMACGDPKAAAKVAILDAELTVSQPQRVTVCTGMDALTHALETAVTNKRSAYSSLFSREGFRLCHSGFSRVLRDPADIEARGMMLLGAAYAGIAIENSMLGAAHSCANPLTARFHVVHGEAVGVMMPHVIRFNSKLPEIAAIYESYFDGDLADRVSELLWEALMPRKISEYGVKEEHLQDLAEMAAKQWTAQFNPRAPSVADFVEMYRAAL
- a CDS encoding aldehyde dehydrogenase family protein translates to MSIPHLPALRKGRPYESLDKVQVKDHKTGEVCAEVSQVNAGIVRKDLGKIAEARAALKKFTVEQLIEITAKAGDLFLNGTLPLGDKGHTQSPQEYIATLSRTSGLPHIMVKRNMTKIHFAMTNMKMILNGLTRGLDLSVIDRGFGTQAGCPVSYFPTTKSLGLVMPSNSPAVNSLWLPSIALKIPVVIKPGREEPWTPFRLIQAFIAAGAPAEAFGFYPTDHEGSGEVVKLSGRNLVFGDVNIAKMYENNPAVQVHGPGWSKIIIGEDKIENWKEYIDVIVSSISDNGGRSCINASAVIVPKYGKEIATAIAERLGPVKPTAADDDNARLSGFANVKMADYIDSAIDNDLQTPGAEDVTAQFRDGPRKVEFEGGTFLRPTIIWCSDNKHPLANREFLCPYASVLEVPQSEVLGRIGYSLIVTAITQDEKFINELLECGDIDRLNIGPISTMKISWDQPHEGNMFEFLYKRRSIDCA